The Nomascus leucogenys isolate Asia chromosome 16, Asia_NLE_v1, whole genome shotgun sequence genome includes a region encoding these proteins:
- the AARD gene encoding alanine and arginine-rich domain-containing protein, producing the protein MGPRNFRRCRERIPQGLQGLPGRAELWFPPRPACGFPGDGRSTDVQEEALAASPLLEDLRRRLTLAFQWAVQRATSRRAREAAAAAAREEQSWTRVEATLARLRAELVEMQFQNHQLARTLLDLNMKVQQLKKEYELEITSHSQSPKDDAANPE; encoded by the exons ATGGGCCCCCGGAACTTCCGCCGCTGCAGAGAGAGAATTCCCCAGGGGCTCCAAGGACTCCCAGGTAGAGCGGAGCTTTGGTTCCCACCTCGTCCCGCGTGCGGCTTCCCCGGGGACGGCAGGAGCACGGACGTCCAGGAGGAGGCCCTCGCCGCTAGCCCGCTGCTGGAGGACCTCAGACGACGGCTGACGCTCGCCTTCCAGTGGGCGGTGCAGCGCGCGACCTCGAGGCGCGCgcgggaggcggcggcggcggcggcgcgggagGAGCAGAGCTGGACGCGCGTCGAGGCCACCCTGGCCAGGCTGCGGGCGGAGCTG gtGGAAATGCAATTCCAAAACCACCAGCTGGCTAGAACTTTACTGGACCTAAACATGAAAGTGCAGCAATTGAAAAAGGAGTATGAACTGGAAATTACATCACACTCCCAAAGCCCAAAAGATGATGCTGCGAATCCAGAATAA